A window from Bombus pascuorum chromosome 12, iyBomPasc1.1, whole genome shotgun sequence encodes these proteins:
- the LOC132912525 gene encoding protein SEC13 homolog: MVSVLNTVDTGHEDMIHDAEMDYYGLRLATCSSDNSVKIFDLKNGSQSLVADLKGHVGPVWQVTWAHPKFGNLLASCSYDRKVIIWKELGEWTKIYEHNGHDSSVNSVAWAPHEFGLILACGSSDGSVSILINNGDTWDTQKITNAHTIGCNAVSWCPAIEPSFDASGTQKNGPIKRLATGGCDNLVKIWKEEGDRWIEEDKLEAHSDWIRDVAWAPAVGPSKAALASCSQDRRVIVWTSNDYTSWTPTILNVFDDVIWNVSWSLTGGILAVSGGDNKVSLWRENTEGQWTCISETNKGQGNLNNTEQRAL, from the exons ATGGTATCAGTTTTGAATACGGTTGATACCGGTCATGAAGATATGATTCACGATGCAGAAATGGATTATTATGGTTTGAGGTTAGCAACTTGTTCCAGTGACAACTCGGTAAAAAtctttgatttaaaaaatggttCACAAAGTTTAGTAGCCGATCTTAAGGGTCATGTTGGACCTGTGTGGCAAGTTACTTGGGCACATCCTAAATTTGGAAATCTGTTAGCGTCTTGTAGTTACGATCG AAAAGTAATCATTTGGAAAGAATTAGGAGAATGGACCAAGATTTATGAACACAATGGTCATGATTCCTCTGTTAACTCAGTGGCTTGGGCACCACATGAATTTGGCTTAATCTTAGCCTGTGGCAGCTCTGATGGTTCAGTGTCCATACTTATTAATAATGGAGATACATGGGatacacaaaaaattacaaatgccCATACCATTGGATGCAATGCGGTGAGTTGGTGCCCTGCTATTGAACCAAGCTTTGATGCTAGTGGAACACAAAAAAATGGACCAATAAAGAGATTAGCCACAGGAGGTTGTGACAATTTAGttaaaatttggaaagaaGAAGGTGATAGGTGGATCGAAGAAGACAAACTTGAAGCACATAGTGATTGG ATAAGGGATGTTGCGTGGGCACCTGCAGTTGGACCATCCAAAGCAGCTTTGGCTTCCTGTTCACAAGATCGTCGTGTAATTGTATGGACCTCCAATGATTATACTAGTTGGACACCAACCATACTTAATGTTTTCGACGATGTCATTTGGAATGTTAGTTGGTCGTTAACTGGAGGTATATTAGCTGTTAGTGGTGGAGATAATAAAGTATCTCTTTGGCGTGAAAATACAGAAGGTCAATGGACCTGTATTTCTGAGACAAATAAAGGTCAAGGAAATCTTAATAACACGGAACAACGTGCACTGtaa